Below is a window of Methanobacterium sp. DNA.
ACAGGATTTGCATCCATGGCAATAGTAGGATTACTTGGACTTGCAACATCCCCAACATGGTGGCTAGTTGCATTAATCGGTGCTATCGGATGGTTTGTAGCAATCAGTAGCTTT
It encodes the following:
- a CDS encoding tetrahydromethanopterin S-methyltransferase subunit C, yielding TGFASMAIVGLLGLATSPTWWLVALIGAIGWFVAISSFIKASIDEAASVKWTGIWPKEEEH